DNA from Fibrobacter sp. UWP2:
GTCGAGTTCGGCAAAGCACTTCCACTCGGTGCAGACCACCACGGCATGGGCGCCCTCGGCAGCCTTGTACGGATCTTCCTCGAACTGGACCTGGTCGAGCACGTCCTTAAGGTCGCGCTTGGCATCGGGGATGGCCTTCGGGTCGGTCACGACCGGCTGTGCATGTTCGGCGAGCAAATCACGCACCACGAGGTTCGCGGGGCTTTCGCGGGTATCGCCGGTGTTCGCCTTGAAGGCGAAACCGAACACGGCAATCTTCTTGCTTGCAATCGTGTTGAACATGGTCTCGAGCATGCGGTCCACCACGCGGTGGGTCTGCCACTCGTTGATCTTCACGACGCTTTCCCAGTAGGCGGCGACTTCGGGAAGTCCGTAGTAACCGCACAGGTACACGAGGTTCAAAATGTCCTTCTTGAAGCAGCTACCGCCGAAACCGATGGAGGCCTTCAGGAACTTCGGGCCGATACGGCGGTCCTTACCCATCACGTAGGCGACTTCGTCCACGTCGGCGCCAGTCTTTTCGCAGAGGGCGCTGATGGAGTTGATGGAGCTGATGCGCTGCGCGAGGAACGCGTTCGCGGTAAGCTTCGTGAGTTCGGAACTCCAGAGGTTCGTCGTAAGGATGCGATCACGCGGCACCCAGTGGGCATACACGTCCACCAGCTTCTGGCAAGCAGCAAGGCCAGACTCCGTCTGGTGGCTGCCGATGAGCACGCGGTCCGGCTCAAACAGGTCGTTGATAGCGGTGCCTTCGGCAAGGAACTCGGGGTTGCTGAGCACCTCGAAGTGCAGGCCCTTGTCGTTAGAGTTCAAGATGCGTTCCATCGCGGCGGCGGTACGCACGGGGAGCGTCGACTTCTCGACGATGATCTTGCCTTCGTCGGCAATTTCCAAGATGTTGCGCGCCGTCTTTTCCCAGTACTGCAGGTCAGAAGCCTTGCCGGCACCGTGACCGAAAGTCTTGGTCGGGGTGTTCACGGAAACAAAGATGATGTCCGCTTCCTTGATGGCCGCCGGAATGTCGGTGCTAAAGAAGAGGTTACGGCCACGGGCACGTTTCACCACGTCATCGAGGCCGGGTTCAAAAATCGGGAGATTGTCGCTGTTCCAGGCGTCGATACGGGCCTGGTTAATATCAACTACGGTAACCTTCACGCCGGGGCACTTGTCGGCGATAACAGTCATAGTGGGGCCACCGACGTAGCCCGCGCCAATGCAAAGAATATTGGTATCGAATTTCATAGTACTCTAAATTTAGCAATTACAAAAAATCACTTAAACTTCGCTGTATACGAAACACCGTTTTCAGGCATAATTACACGGGTCGGGGACGTTTCTCCGTCGCTCCAGCCTGTAAAAATTTCGCTACCATTAGCCATGGCCGTCACACTAATCCCAAGTCCCGTAAAGAAGTCAATTTTCATTTCAGGTCGGTCCAGAGGGAGCCCGTGAACGAGGATTCTTCCGCCACCTTCTACAGACAACGTAACAGAAACTGTTTCTAGGAGCTTAAAATACTCCGCAAGCTCCTGCATAACGATAGCTTGACGCTCCGAGGCAAAGGTCTTCAGTTGGTCCAGCCCCGACTTCATGTGGGAGGCGTTCAAATTCCAGCGTTTTTGATCGCGGGCCACTTCGCTTTCCATTTCCGACATCATAGCGTCAATGCGGCTCAAAATCCGGCCCGACTCAAAATTCATCGACAAAAGCACAGCCATGCGGTTGACGAACGCCACACGGAAGTCCTCGTTCTCCAACATCCTCCGCAACAAGAGCGTATATTCGGGGCCGTTTGGCCACGATTCGCCGTTCTCCGCCGTTGCAAACTCAAATATGTTGTTCTTGTACTCGCTGTGGTTGTTGCCAAAGCCAAAAT
Protein-coding regions in this window:
- a CDS encoding nucleotide sugar dehydrogenase translates to MKFDTNILCIGAGYVGGPTMTVIADKCPGVKVTVVDINQARIDAWNSDNLPIFEPGLDDVVKRARGRNLFFSTDIPAAIKEADIIFVSVNTPTKTFGHGAGKASDLQYWEKTARNILEIADEGKIIVEKSTLPVRTAAAMERILNSNDKGLHFEVLSNPEFLAEGTAINDLFEPDRVLIGSHQTESGLAACQKLVDVYAHWVPRDRILTTNLWSSELTKLTANAFLAQRISSINSISALCEKTGADVDEVAYVMGKDRRIGPKFLKASIGFGGSCFKKDILNLVYLCGYYGLPEVAAYWESVVKINEWQTHRVVDRMLETMFNTIASKKIAVFGFAFKANTGDTRESPANLVVRDLLAEHAQPVVTDPKAIPDAKRDLKDVLDQVQFEEDPYKAAEGAHAVVVCTEWKCFAELDWNRIYKGMAKPAFVFDGRNILDADALRKIGFEVSSIGKGKAE